Proteins from a genomic interval of Aquabacterium olei:
- a CDS encoding AraC family transcriptional regulator yields MSTRSILGLIYMVQGLKQLGEDPEPVLQRHGLTLEQLDPSTRIERSRELRIYADLAEGLHDPLVGLRLGGFYGLAGYGPLVMLLMTCANAYEAFQMGIRYQKLTYLFGTLRMEPGERLSALVLQPMPMPPQAFRFRVDGEVSGTYKMVRDMQATLGMDIHAERIDMPYPRPAEAAAYETYFGCPVRFGEHEARFWLRNEHLQVRFPTADASGHAMYRAMCDQQLQAQERTDDTLSEKVLAHLGLFSGAFPTVEAVARTFDLSERSLRRALSEEGRSFRDLLAEARYAKARHLLKHSSLSVEDIAHQLGYAESAAFIHAFQRWAGQSPSVYRGR; encoded by the coding sequence ATGAGCACCCGATCGATCCTGGGCCTGATTTACATGGTTCAGGGCCTCAAGCAGCTCGGAGAAGACCCCGAGCCGGTGCTGCAGCGGCACGGCCTGACACTGGAGCAGCTCGATCCGAGCACGCGCATCGAGCGCTCGCGCGAATTACGCATCTACGCCGACCTGGCTGAGGGGTTGCACGATCCGCTGGTGGGCCTGCGGCTGGGTGGCTTCTATGGGCTGGCCGGTTACGGCCCCCTGGTGATGCTGCTGATGACCTGCGCCAATGCGTACGAGGCGTTCCAGATGGGCATCCGCTATCAGAAGCTGACCTATCTGTTCGGCACACTGCGCATGGAGCCCGGCGAGCGCCTGAGCGCCCTGGTGCTGCAACCCATGCCCATGCCACCCCAGGCCTTCCGCTTCCGGGTGGACGGCGAGGTGTCAGGCACCTACAAAATGGTGCGCGACATGCAGGCCACGCTGGGCATGGACATTCACGCCGAGCGCATCGACATGCCCTATCCACGGCCTGCGGAGGCCGCGGCGTACGAGACCTACTTCGGTTGCCCCGTGCGCTTTGGCGAGCACGAGGCGCGGTTCTGGCTGCGCAACGAGCACCTGCAGGTGCGCTTTCCGACGGCCGATGCGTCAGGCCATGCGATGTACCGAGCGATGTGCGACCAGCAACTGCAGGCGCAGGAGCGCACCGACGACACGCTGTCGGAGAAGGTGTTGGCCCATCTAGGGCTGTTCAGCGGGGCGTTCCCGACGGTGGAAGCCGTGGCCCGCACGTTCGACCTCAGCGAGCGCAGCCTGCGCCGCGCGCTCAGTGAAGAAGGGCGCAGCTTTCGCGACCTGCTTGCTGAGGCGCGCTACGCAAAGGCCCGTCATCTGTTGAAGCACAGCAGCCTGTCGGTGGAGGACATCGCGCACCAGCTGGGTTATGCGGAGTCTGCTGCGTTCATCCATGCCTTCCAGAGGTGGGCTGGGCAAAGTCCGTCCGTGTACCGGGGTCGGTGA
- a CDS encoding energy transducer TonB family protein — protein MAELALNPTPDGGAAEGGKLRWLAPAVITVLLVCGAGWLFSTLGDGPAPPRRQTVKIAVLPDTPPPPPPPKEEKKPEPDKQPQQAQPVPMQQPKPMEAPPEPQQLKMDGPAGDGPSAFAAGTVSQDYKGGAIGTGPGGGNRMQFAFFTNRLLRHIQTELARRAELKGSDYRVNVRVWLADDGQLHRIELASSSGDPQTDRLLQEALTRLPAIDQVPSNLPQPLSMRITNRVTG, from the coding sequence ATGGCCGAGCTGGCACTGAATCCGACTCCGGACGGTGGCGCTGCCGAGGGTGGCAAGCTGCGCTGGCTGGCGCCTGCAGTCATCACCGTGTTGCTGGTCTGCGGTGCGGGTTGGTTGTTTTCCACCCTGGGGGACGGCCCTGCCCCGCCCCGGCGCCAGACGGTGAAGATCGCGGTGCTGCCCGACACGCCGCCGCCTCCGCCTCCGCCCAAGGAAGAGAAGAAGCCCGAGCCCGACAAGCAGCCGCAGCAGGCTCAGCCCGTGCCCATGCAGCAGCCCAAGCCGATGGAAGCCCCGCCTGAGCCGCAGCAGCTGAAGATGGACGGCCCGGCGGGCGATGGGCCCAGTGCCTTTGCCGCTGGCACTGTCTCGCAGGACTACAAGGGTGGCGCGATCGGAACCGGCCCGGGCGGCGGCAACCGCATGCAGTTTGCGTTCTTCACCAACCGCCTGCTGCGCCACATCCAGACCGAGCTGGCCCGTCGCGCCGAACTCAAAGGCAGCGATTACCGCGTCAACGTGCGTGTCTGGCTGGCGGACGACGGCCAACTTCACCGCATCGAGCTGGCCTCGTCTTCCGGTGACCCGCAGACCGACCGCCTGCTGCAGGAGGCGCTGACCCGCCTGCCCGCCATTGACCAGGTCCCATCCAATCTGCCGCAACCCCTGTCCATGCGCATCACCAACCGCGTGACGGGCTGA
- a CDS encoding H-NS family nucleoid-associated regulatory protein — MNYQELSAKKADLLRQAQELEKQIEEAKKAERSAVIVKIRQMLADNGLTVADLASVKTGKTGAGAGSKVAPKYQDPNSGATWSGRGLKPKWVQAALAAGKSLDDLKV, encoded by the coding sequence ATGAATTACCAAGAACTGTCCGCCAAGAAGGCCGATCTGCTGCGTCAGGCACAGGAACTCGAGAAACAGATCGAGGAAGCGAAAAAGGCCGAGCGCTCTGCCGTCATCGTCAAGATTCGCCAAATGCTGGCTGACAACGGCCTGACCGTGGCGGACCTGGCTTCCGTGAAAACTGGCAAGACCGGCGCTGGCGCGGGCTCGAAAGTGGCCCCGAAATACCAGGATCCGAACAGCGGCGCCACCTGGAGCGGTCGCGGTCTGAAGCCGAAGTGGGTGCAGGCCGCGCTGGCCGCCGGCAAATCGCTGGACGACCTGAAGGTCTGA
- a CDS encoding site-specific integrase: MPIPVFDASGAVPIVQPVQYTVETLLAALHTQAYAATSRARTRGPDTLSAEAVAVYRTMVSAYAQWAHAAGIDVFAEPQTAINGFLAERCTGPRPWSAATHRRYARLLTRLHWAHGGGALVVIEGQAERPAAAAVRNDVDHEWMGGATAWISRGEVDRLIAPLMAQLPLDLLQVLSRLPVTGPAIEVPQTPAASWKLARDLVMLSMGLDIGVRFQEIRLLRQGSVQIDRVRAQLVVHRDETARTAKHRTIASPRNDGGPRQLGLWRAQVLLKWWLATMPAALQGADNVLFPSTAKGGSLTASTAYRILERLGAASPDPVHWLFTGGIQSLRKAHIQMALSEGVSPHLLQAQLGLHRLESVQRYLEDSVAALNMVVQSIEERTQATHEDDTRTANSRCEI; this comes from the coding sequence ATGCCCATCCCCGTCTTCGACGCCTCCGGCGCGGTCCCGATAGTGCAGCCCGTCCAGTACACCGTCGAAACGCTCCTGGCGGCGCTGCACACCCAGGCCTATGCGGCCACCAGCCGCGCCCGCACCCGAGGCCCCGACACCTTGTCCGCCGAGGCTGTGGCGGTCTACCGCACGATGGTGTCAGCCTATGCACAGTGGGCGCACGCAGCTGGTATCGACGTGTTCGCCGAACCCCAGACGGCCATCAACGGGTTTCTGGCCGAGCGCTGTACAGGGCCCCGGCCGTGGTCAGCGGCCACCCATCGGAGATATGCGCGCTTGCTGACCCGCTTGCACTGGGCGCACGGTGGCGGGGCGCTCGTGGTGATCGAAGGACAAGCGGAAAGACCTGCCGCAGCGGCCGTTCGCAACGATGTTGATCATGAATGGATGGGAGGTGCGACGGCCTGGATATCGCGCGGTGAGGTCGACCGATTGATTGCGCCGCTGATGGCGCAACTGCCCTTAGATCTCTTGCAGGTGCTTTCCCGGCTGCCTGTCACTGGTCCGGCCATCGAAGTGCCGCAAACGCCGGCGGCCTCGTGGAAACTTGCGCGCGACCTGGTGATGCTCTCCATGGGGCTCGATATTGGCGTGCGATTTCAGGAAATCCGCCTGCTCAGGCAAGGTTCGGTCCAGATCGACCGCGTACGCGCACAACTCGTGGTGCACCGGGACGAAACCGCCCGCACGGCAAAACACCGCACGATCGCGTCGCCACGAAACGACGGTGGGCCGCGGCAACTCGGCCTGTGGCGTGCGCAGGTTCTTCTGAAGTGGTGGCTGGCGACCATGCCAGCCGCGCTGCAAGGCGCTGACAACGTCCTTTTCCCGTCCACGGCGAAGGGCGGTTCGCTTACTGCCTCGACGGCCTACCGGATACTGGAGCGCCTCGGCGCGGCATCGCCCGATCCAGTGCACTGGCTTTTCACCGGAGGCATCCAATCCCTGCGGAAGGCCCACATTCAGATGGCGCTCTCCGAGGGCGTGTCGCCCCATCTGCTGCAGGCGCAGCTCGGACTGCATCGGCTGGAGTCGGTGCAGCGCTATCTCGAGGATTCAGTAGCTGCGCTGAACATGGTGGTGCAGTCCATAGAAGAAAGGACACAGGCCACACATGAAGATGACACCCGCACAGCCAATTCGAGATGCGAAATCTAA
- a CDS encoding DUF2341 domain-containing protein, which produces MLSAFASAPARAWWDADYKQRTRVTLNTSSDGVTTQEALAGPVIPVRLHSGNFDFVGAREDGSDLRVVAADDKTPLKFWVERFDGANELAVLWVQLPNVAPGTDKNAVYVYAGHDKATAENTSPKLFDAAMRAVVPFSSQAGEELLSGLQPAGPVAQEANGLIGAAARLQGQPLTWKGETLKGDPQGPHSVSLWLKPATLDGTVFEQGALKLVVAGGSLKATLGAAQAAGGTLPASSWAHLAVTVGAGKLTLYVNGAQAAQTDLAGGQAPIAGEISVGAGLTGQVDQLEVANTVRSSDWVKFAHAAQGAEAKLVLSVTQTPETAESEAQAGEAGHFAILVDNLTTDAWVVIVILAIMFVIAVWVMYDKAVLVGRADKDNRRFLAAFRDSKDVMSVAAQGMPHSQLARLYQAGLRELRKRDVGAPGAAPLSGASIDAVKAAIDADLVREGHTLNSRIVLLTIAISGGPFLGLLGTVVGVMITFAAIAAAGDVNVNAIAPGIAAALLATVAGLGVAIPALFGYNYLASRIKSISADMSIFVDEFVTRVAENHGAR; this is translated from the coding sequence ATGTTGTCTGCCTTCGCCAGTGCGCCTGCGCGTGCCTGGTGGGATGCCGACTACAAACAGCGCACGCGTGTGACGCTGAACACGTCCAGCGATGGCGTGACCACGCAGGAGGCGCTCGCGGGTCCGGTCATTCCGGTGCGCCTGCATTCGGGCAACTTCGATTTTGTGGGGGCGCGCGAAGATGGCAGTGACCTGCGCGTCGTCGCCGCAGACGACAAGACCCCGCTGAAGTTCTGGGTCGAGCGCTTCGATGGTGCAAATGAACTGGCCGTGCTGTGGGTGCAGCTGCCGAACGTGGCACCGGGCACGGACAAGAACGCCGTGTACGTGTATGCCGGCCACGACAAGGCGACTGCCGAGAACACATCGCCCAAGCTCTTCGACGCCGCCATGCGGGCCGTGGTCCCCTTCAGCAGCCAGGCCGGTGAAGAACTCCTCAGTGGCCTGCAGCCTGCCGGGCCGGTGGCGCAGGAAGCGAACGGTCTGATCGGTGCAGCGGCCCGGCTTCAGGGGCAGCCGCTGACCTGGAAGGGCGAGACGCTGAAGGGCGACCCGCAAGGGCCTCACAGTGTGAGCCTGTGGCTGAAGCCGGCCACGCTGGATGGCACGGTGTTCGAACAGGGGGCGCTCAAGCTGGTTGTGGCCGGCGGATCGCTCAAGGCCACGCTTGGTGCGGCGCAGGCCGCAGGCGGCACGCTGCCGGCGTCTTCCTGGGCACACCTCGCCGTCACGGTCGGCGCGGGCAAGCTGACCCTGTATGTGAACGGTGCACAGGCGGCACAAACCGACCTCGCGGGCGGGCAGGCACCCATTGCCGGCGAGATCTCGGTCGGTGCCGGCCTGACCGGTCAGGTCGATCAGCTGGAGGTGGCCAACACCGTGCGCAGCAGCGACTGGGTGAAGTTCGCCCACGCGGCGCAGGGCGCCGAAGCCAAGCTGGTTCTGTCGGTGACGCAGACGCCCGAGACCGCCGAGTCCGAAGCGCAAGCCGGTGAGGCAGGCCACTTCGCCATCCTGGTCGACAACCTCACCACCGACGCCTGGGTCGTGATCGTGATCCTGGCCATCATGTTCGTCATCGCCGTCTGGGTCATGTACGACAAGGCCGTGCTGGTGGGCCGCGCCGACAAGGACAACCGCCGCTTCCTGGCCGCGTTCCGCGACAGCAAGGACGTGATGTCCGTGGCGGCGCAAGGCATGCCGCACTCGCAGCTGGCGCGGCTGTACCAGGCTGGGTTGCGCGAGTTGCGCAAGCGGGATGTCGGCGCACCCGGCGCAGCGCCACTGAGCGGCGCCTCGATCGACGCGGTGAAGGCCGCCATCGACGCCGACCTGGTGCGCGAGGGACACACGCTCAACAGCCGCATCGTGCTGCTGACCATCGCGATCTCCGGTGGGCCCTTTCTGGGGCTGCTCGGCACGGTTGTCGGCGTCATGATCACCTTCGCGGCCATCGCTGCCGCGGGCGACGTCAACGTCAACGCCATCGCCCCGGGCATTGCGGCTGCGCTGCTGGCCACGGTGGCCGGCCTGGGCGTCGCCATCCCGGCGCTCTTTGGCTACAACTACCTGGCATCACGCATCAAGTCGATCTCGGCCGACATGAGCATCTTTGTCGACGAGTTCGTGACGCGCGTGGCCGAAAACCACGGCGCACGCTGA
- a CDS encoding AI-2E family transporter, which yields MVTGTFARQVGFVIGALGVILLAWRLSDVLVLAFGATVLATALLAGSTRLERLFGLPPRTAVIVTLLLVTMALAFGGWLVGDRFAEQMERLRERLPAAIEAATTWLRQQTFGQSVLQWWRNGMKGDAVSWAPVVNAAGLTFGALGSAALMVVLAIYLALDPELYRRGVLRLVPQTLRPRMAAAFEASSEGLQRWLLGQGISMLFVGCATAIGLAVLGMPMALSIGVIAGLMDFVPYFGPIASGLLAVLFAFTEGPEKALYVGLLAIAIQQFEGNVLMPVVQRRAVELPPVLGLLSVVVFGLLFGVAGVVFATPLMVVTMILVQKLYVQEVLHDPMPATVEPDRDATPPHMPIAERRDT from the coding sequence ATGGTGACGGGCACGTTCGCCCGGCAAGTGGGCTTTGTCATCGGGGCGCTCGGCGTCATCCTGCTCGCCTGGCGGCTCAGCGATGTGCTGGTGCTCGCCTTCGGTGCCACCGTGCTGGCCACCGCGCTGCTTGCGGGATCGACGCGGCTCGAGCGCTTGTTTGGCCTGCCGCCAAGAACCGCCGTGATCGTCACCTTGCTGCTGGTCACGATGGCGCTCGCGTTTGGCGGCTGGCTGGTGGGCGATCGGTTTGCAGAGCAGATGGAGCGGTTGCGCGAGCGCCTGCCCGCGGCCATCGAGGCGGCCACCACCTGGTTGCGGCAACAAACCTTCGGGCAGAGCGTGCTGCAATGGTGGCGCAATGGCATGAAGGGCGATGCGGTGTCGTGGGCGCCGGTGGTGAACGCAGCCGGCCTGACGTTCGGCGCACTGGGCAGTGCAGCGCTGATGGTGGTCCTGGCCATCTACCTGGCGCTGGACCCGGAGCTGTACCGACGTGGCGTGCTGAGACTGGTGCCACAGACGCTGCGCCCCCGCATGGCCGCCGCGTTCGAGGCGAGCTCGGAGGGCCTGCAACGCTGGCTTCTGGGGCAGGGCATCTCGATGCTCTTCGTGGGCTGCGCCACTGCCATCGGTCTGGCCGTGCTCGGCATGCCCATGGCCCTGTCCATTGGCGTGATCGCCGGGCTCATGGACTTCGTTCCCTACTTCGGCCCCATTGCATCCGGCCTGCTGGCGGTGCTGTTTGCCTTTACCGAAGGCCCCGAGAAAGCGCTGTACGTGGGCCTGCTCGCCATCGCGATCCAGCAGTTCGAGGGCAATGTGTTGATGCCTGTGGTGCAGCGACGCGCGGTCGAGCTGCCTCCGGTGCTGGGCCTGCTGTCTGTGGTCGTGTTCGGGCTGCTGTTCGGCGTGGCTGGCGTGGTCTTCGCCACGCCGTTGATGGTGGTGACGATGATCCTGGTGCAGAAGCTTTATGTGCAGGAAGTGCTGCACGACCCGATGCCCGCGACGGTCGAGCCCGACCGCGACGCCACACCCCCTCACATGCCCATTGCAGAGCGACGCGACACCTGA
- a CDS encoding ExbD/TolR family protein yields the protein MAGDIKGDLQAYDDINVTPMLDLAYVLLVVFIIMTTASVQGVKVESPQTLAANNLAKPQTKGITITADGQVYLDAYPVSLEELQSTLAQYKAANPALPVILKADAAAQYDKVMAVLEIAKRLDITEIGLATKRAQ from the coding sequence ATGGCCGGTGACATCAAAGGCGATCTGCAGGCGTATGACGACATCAACGTCACGCCCATGCTGGACCTGGCCTACGTGCTGCTCGTCGTCTTCATCATCATGACGACCGCTTCGGTGCAGGGCGTGAAGGTGGAGAGCCCGCAGACGCTGGCGGCCAACAACCTGGCCAAGCCGCAAACCAAGGGCATCACGATCACCGCCGACGGGCAGGTGTACCTCGATGCCTACCCGGTGAGCCTGGAGGAGCTGCAGTCCACGCTGGCGCAGTACAAGGCCGCCAATCCGGCCCTGCCCGTGATCCTGAAGGCCGATGCCGCGGCGCAGTACGACAAGGTGATGGCGGTGCTCGAGATCGCCAAGCGCCTGGACATCACCGAAATCGGTCTGGCGACCAAACGGGCGCAGTGA
- a CDS encoding ExbD/TolR family protein — MQVQDDTRPYDSINVTPMLDLAYVLLVVFILMTTASVQGLTVNMPKPSNKPSTEKHELKVVQVMADGALLLNGAAISMADLERQLADARARDPKMSVAIKGDARTHYAKVVAVIDLCNKLEVGMGLVTSRIGT; from the coding sequence ATGCAGGTTCAGGACGACACCCGGCCCTACGACAGCATCAACGTCACGCCCATGCTCGATCTGGCGTACGTGCTGCTCGTCGTGTTCATCCTCATGACGACGGCGTCGGTGCAGGGCCTCACGGTCAACATGCCCAAGCCCAGCAACAAGCCGAGCACCGAGAAGCACGAGTTGAAGGTCGTGCAGGTGATGGCCGATGGCGCGTTGCTCCTCAACGGCGCGGCCATCAGCATGGCGGATCTGGAGCGCCAGCTCGCGGACGCCCGAGCACGCGACCCGAAGATGAGCGTCGCCATCAAGGGCGATGCACGCACGCACTACGCCAAGGTGGTGGCCGTGATCGACCTGTGCAACAAGCTCGAGGTGGGCATGGGCCTCGTCACCTCGCGCATCGGGACCTGA
- a CDS encoding putative porin, whose product MKFTSVPVRPTLMALSVLAVLAAPAARADQASAIEAAHQTTLSLIEVLVESGVLTRDKADAILKQAQQRAAQAVAAKPAGAGTLQANQEPGGTGTGARPVIRVPYLSEAARTQLRNEVREEVLAQARQERWGVPNAPSWIDRVRIEGDIRYRYQKDRPSSDNTPADDYVAALFSGTGGLTRAADFMGYEAVTIDGADYALASGNTQKARSRERLRARLAISAKVSDEVGAGFRLTTGSATDRVSTNQTLGQDFNKYQVFLDRAFLRLDPNEYVTLQAGRIPNPWFGTEMVWSENLNFEGVAASARWFNEDRTAVPFATVGWFPIREQRPGERGGRSLIGAQVGAQLEPTSRTKVKLGLAYYRYQNLEGREDNGYYVESSGGSVADPIVYGRHEYGRNLRQKGNTLFQTNPADLTPVWGLAYKFEPMVLTASAEFMHFAPFSLMVSAEYAKNLGFDVADFRRRAGSAFARVNPGGKDDGYIMKAAFGWPEVTDLGHWQLTTSYRHIGSDAVLDAFNDSDLGLGGTNLEGYTLGFNLGLARQTMLGVRYLAGRTIDSPLNNLTNAQSKAKYQVNTLQVDLNVRF is encoded by the coding sequence ATGAAGTTCACATCTGTTCCTGTCCGGCCCACCCTGATGGCGCTGTCCGTGCTGGCTGTCCTCGCTGCCCCCGCGGCCCGGGCCGACCAGGCATCCGCCATCGAAGCGGCACACCAGACGACGCTGAGCCTGATTGAAGTGCTGGTGGAATCCGGCGTGCTGACACGGGACAAGGCCGATGCCATCCTGAAGCAGGCCCAGCAGCGGGCGGCACAGGCCGTTGCAGCGAAACCGGCTGGCGCGGGCACCTTGCAGGCGAACCAGGAGCCCGGCGGAACCGGCACCGGCGCACGCCCCGTGATCCGTGTGCCCTACCTCAGCGAGGCAGCGCGCACCCAACTGCGCAACGAGGTGCGGGAAGAGGTGCTGGCCCAGGCCCGACAGGAACGCTGGGGGGTGCCGAACGCGCCGTCCTGGATCGACCGAGTGCGCATCGAGGGCGACATCCGCTACCGCTATCAGAAGGACCGCCCTTCCAGCGACAACACCCCGGCCGACGACTACGTGGCCGCGCTGTTCAGCGGAACTGGCGGCCTGACCCGTGCGGCCGATTTCATGGGCTACGAAGCCGTGACCATCGATGGTGCGGACTACGCGCTGGCGTCGGGTAACACGCAGAAGGCCCGCAGCCGCGAGCGACTCCGTGCGCGCCTGGCGATCTCGGCCAAGGTCAGCGACGAAGTCGGAGCCGGGTTCCGGCTGACCACCGGCAGCGCGACGGACCGCGTCTCCACCAACCAGACGCTGGGCCAGGACTTCAACAAGTACCAGGTGTTTCTCGACCGGGCTTTCCTGCGCCTGGATCCGAACGAGTACGTGACCCTGCAGGCGGGGCGCATTCCCAACCCGTGGTTCGGCACCGAAATGGTCTGGTCGGAAAACCTCAACTTCGAAGGCGTGGCTGCCAGCGCGCGGTGGTTCAACGAAGACCGCACCGCCGTTCCGTTCGCCACGGTCGGCTGGTTCCCGATCCGCGAGCAACGGCCGGGCGAGCGCGGCGGGCGATCCCTGATCGGCGCGCAGGTTGGCGCGCAGCTCGAGCCGACCTCTCGCACCAAGGTGAAACTTGGTCTGGCTTACTACCGCTACCAGAATCTGGAAGGCCGCGAAGACAACGGCTACTACGTCGAGTCCAGCGGCGGGAGTGTGGCCGACCCCATCGTGTACGGACGCCACGAGTACGGCCGCAACCTGCGCCAGAAGGGCAACACGCTGTTTCAGACCAACCCGGCCGACCTGACGCCGGTCTGGGGCCTGGCCTACAAGTTCGAGCCGATGGTGTTGACCGCGTCGGCAGAGTTCATGCACTTTGCGCCCTTCAGCCTGATGGTGTCGGCCGAGTACGCGAAGAACCTGGGCTTCGATGTCGCTGACTTCCGCCGACGTGCGGGCAGCGCCTTTGCCCGCGTGAACCCGGGTGGCAAGGACGACGGCTACATCATGAAGGCCGCGTTCGGCTGGCCCGAGGTGACCGACCTAGGCCACTGGCAGCTCACGACCTCGTACCGCCACATCGGCTCGGACGCGGTGCTCGACGCCTTCAACGACAGCGACCTCGGCCTCGGGGGCACCAACCTCGAGGGCTACACGCTCGGCTTCAACCTCGGGCTGGCCCGCCAGACGATGCTGGGCGTGCGCTACCTGGCCGGCCGCACGATCGACTCTCCGCTCAACAACCTGACCAACGCCCAGAGCAAGGCGAAGTACCAGGTCAACACGCTGCAGGTGGATCTCAATGTGCGCTTCTGA
- the fabI gene encoding enoyl-ACP reductase FabI produces MFSLQGKKGLVVGVANEHSIAWGAARSFREAGADLALTWFNDKARPYVEPLARSVDAQILMPLDVEVPGQMEAVFQAITTQWGRLDFVLHSIAFAPRSDLHGRVTDASREGFARAMDISCHSFARMAHLAEPLMAHGGSLLTMSYVGAEEVIPGYGVMGPVKAALEASTRYMACELGPKGIRVNAVSPGPLATRAASGIPDFDALMADAIARAPLRRLVDLDDVGALCTFLVSDAAKSITGNTLFVDAGFHVL; encoded by the coding sequence ATGTTTTCTTTGCAAGGCAAGAAGGGCCTCGTCGTGGGCGTGGCCAACGAGCACAGCATCGCGTGGGGTGCCGCACGGTCCTTTCGCGAAGCGGGCGCCGATCTGGCCCTGACCTGGTTCAACGACAAGGCCAGGCCGTACGTCGAACCGCTGGCCCGTTCGGTGGACGCACAGATTCTGATGCCGCTCGACGTGGAGGTCCCCGGGCAGATGGAAGCCGTGTTCCAGGCGATCACGACGCAGTGGGGCCGCCTGGATTTCGTGCTGCACTCCATTGCCTTTGCGCCGCGCTCCGACCTGCATGGCCGCGTCACCGACGCATCCAGAGAAGGCTTTGCTCGTGCGATGGACATCTCGTGTCATTCGTTTGCCCGCATGGCGCACCTGGCCGAGCCGTTGATGGCACACGGAGGCAGCCTGCTCACCATGAGCTACGTCGGCGCGGAAGAGGTGATCCCCGGCTATGGCGTGATGGGGCCGGTGAAGGCCGCGCTGGAGGCCAGCACGCGCTACATGGCGTGCGAACTGGGCCCGAAAGGCATCCGCGTCAACGCGGTGTCACCTGGGCCGCTGGCCACGCGTGCAGCCTCCGGCATTCCTGATTTCGACGCGCTGATGGCCGATGCCATTGCGCGGGCACCGTTGCGGCGGCTGGTGGACCTGGACGATGTCGGGGCCCTGTGCACCTTCCTGGTCAGCGATGCGGCCAAGTCCATCACTGGCAACACGCTGTTCGTGGACGCCGGCTTTCACGTGCTGTGA